One window from the genome of Serinibacter salmoneus encodes:
- a CDS encoding tyrosine-type recombinase/integrase: MKWESVVQDYTTAMRAGGRGKGTVRLHQHYLRNLRTKVPHPLRAERRDLERFLARLDWSPETRKSARSVIVNFYRWAHLAGHLDHDPAAGLPSVTVPTGQPRPIPDPVLHRVLTYTTGRERLMMLLAAHAGLRCVEIAQVRGSDLVNGRLYVKGKGGKTRTVPIVNRELVAALAEKPGWLFPNGRGSHLSPGHVSRLLSDALPEHWTAHTLRHRMATAGYAATRDLLAVGRVLGHARPETTQRYVLLPDDAVMAVINGAA; the protein is encoded by the coding sequence GTGAAGTGGGAAAGCGTCGTTCAGGATTATACGACGGCAATGCGAGCAGGTGGGCGCGGTAAGGGAACGGTGCGTCTACATCAGCACTACCTACGCAACCTCAGGACTAAAGTCCCACACCCACTTCGCGCCGAGCGTCGCGACCTCGAACGATTCCTCGCCCGACTCGACTGGAGCCCAGAGACACGCAAGAGTGCCCGCTCCGTCATCGTGAACTTCTATCGATGGGCACATCTCGCCGGACACCTTGACCACGACCCAGCCGCAGGCCTTCCCAGCGTCACCGTTCCCACCGGCCAACCACGCCCCATCCCCGACCCCGTTCTCCACCGAGTTCTCACCTACACCACCGGACGCGAACGCCTCATGATGCTCCTCGCCGCACATGCCGGCCTACGCTGCGTCGAGATCGCGCAGGTGCGGGGGAGCGACCTCGTCAACGGCAGGCTCTACGTCAAAGGGAAGGGCGGCAAGACCCGCACCGTCCCGATCGTCAACCGCGAGCTCGTCGCCGCACTCGCCGAGAAACCTGGCTGGCTCTTCCCCAACGGTCGCGGTAGCCACCTCTCACCCGGGCACGTCTCCCGACTGCTCTCGGACGCCCTCCCCGAACACTGGACAGCACACACTCTCCGCCACCGCATGGCCACCGCCGGATACGCAGCCACCCGCGACCTCCTCGCAGTCGGCCGCGTACTCGGCCACGCACGCCCCGAAACCACCCAGCGCTACGTCCTCCTACCCGACGACGCCGTCATGGCAGTCATCAACGGCGCCGCCTAG
- the def gene encoding peptide deformylase: MAHREIRIVGDPVLRTPCAPIREIDDGVRTLVADLLENVDEDGRAGLAANQIGVGLRAFSWHIDGELGYVLNPRIVELGEQTQHGDEGCLSVPELWFPTTRANYARVEGIDLDGEPVSVEGEGLMARCLQHEVDHLDGMLYLDRLDREVRKQAMRALRTIR, encoded by the coding sequence ATGGCCCACCGCGAGATCCGCATCGTCGGCGACCCGGTCCTGCGCACCCCCTGCGCACCGATCCGGGAGATCGACGACGGCGTGCGCACCCTGGTCGCGGACCTGCTGGAGAACGTCGACGAGGACGGGCGCGCCGGCCTGGCGGCGAACCAGATCGGCGTCGGGCTGCGGGCGTTCTCCTGGCACATCGACGGCGAGCTCGGATACGTCCTGAACCCCCGGATCGTGGAGCTGGGCGAGCAGACCCAGCACGGTGACGAGGGCTGCCTGTCGGTGCCCGAGCTGTGGTTCCCGACCACCCGCGCCAACTACGCGCGCGTGGAGGGCATCGACCTGGACGGCGAGCCGGTGAGCGTGGAGGGCGAGGGCCTCATGGCCCGTTGCCTGCAGCACGAGGTGGACCATCTCGACGGCATGCTCTACCTGGACCGGCTGGACCGGGAGGTCCGCAAGCAGGCGATGCGGGCGCTTCGCACCATCCGCTGA
- a CDS encoding LysR family transcriptional regulator produces MADLDVTGLRLMQAIRDHGSITAAARALGVSQPAASQQAARLERRLGTALLDRQGRTVRLTEAGAALARHGETISGVLRAAEAEVASLAGMRSGVVRLVAFPSASATLVPAALAALRREHPELRVTLEEVEPPESLRLLRAGRADLALTFTFPDQPMPDGDAGLVTTDLLAEPTVVVLPEGHALAGEHEVDIADLAHEQWIAGCPRCRSHLMHQTESSGYTPQIAYATDDYAAVVGLVAAGLGVAMLPRLARHAAVSRPGVAVAQVRPAAPRTVQAVTTRDLLRVPAVAATVRALRAAADAVEES; encoded by the coding sequence ATGGCAGACCTCGACGTCACCGGGCTCCGGCTCATGCAGGCCATCCGGGATCACGGCAGCATCACCGCCGCGGCGCGCGCCCTGGGCGTCAGCCAGCCCGCCGCGAGCCAACAGGCAGCACGCCTGGAACGGCGCCTCGGCACGGCCCTACTGGACCGGCAGGGCCGCACGGTCCGGCTGACCGAGGCGGGCGCCGCCCTGGCCAGGCACGGGGAGACCATCTCCGGGGTGCTGCGGGCGGCCGAGGCCGAGGTGGCGTCCCTGGCCGGGATGCGCTCCGGCGTCGTGCGGCTGGTGGCCTTCCCCTCCGCCTCCGCCACCCTCGTGCCCGCCGCCCTGGCGGCGCTGCGGCGCGAGCACCCCGAGCTCCGGGTGACGCTGGAGGAGGTGGAGCCCCCGGAATCGTTGCGGCTGCTGCGGGCGGGGCGGGCGGACCTCGCCCTCACCTTCACCTTCCCGGACCAGCCGATGCCCGACGGCGACGCAGGCCTGGTCACGACCGACCTGTTGGCAGAGCCGACCGTGGTGGTGCTCCCGGAGGGTCACGCCCTGGCCGGAGAGCATGAGGTCGACATCGCTGACCTGGCGCACGAGCAGTGGATCGCGGGATGTCCGCGCTGCCGCAGCCACCTGATGCACCAGACCGAGAGCAGCGGCTACACCCCGCAGATCGCGTACGCCACCGATGACTACGCGGCGGTGGTGGGGCTGGTCGCGGCGGGGCTGGGGGTGGCGATGCTGCCGAGGCTCGCACGGCACGCGGCCGTCTCCCGCCCGGGGGTGGCCGTCGCCCAGGTGCGGCCCGCCGCGCCGCGCACCGTGCAGGCGGTCACCACCCGTGACCTGCTGCGGGTGCCGGCGGTCGCCGCGACCGTGCGCGCGCTGCGCGCAGCCGCGGACGCCGTCGAGGAATCCTAG
- a CDS encoding aminotransferase class V-fold PLP-dependent enzyme, whose amino-acid sequence MPQTTSGLDDLRAAFAPVPGYLDAASNGLPTRACAEAMTAAIADWSAGLGSPASYDPLVETARRAFADLVQVPVEQVAIGATTAVFVGLIAASMPDGAHVVLVDDDFTSVTYPFLQHADRGVTTTAVSLADLPDAVARGCDAVAFSLAASRTGRIADAEAVLAAAERVGALTIADLTQAAGWMPTHAGRFDVTVTSAYKWLGTPRGVAFMTVGERAQRDLHPIHANWRASADPWHSVYGVEPALAEDAQRFGSSPAWLPFVGAAASLPLFAAADPEEVRTYTVGLANALLERLGLPASDSAIVALRDASGHAKRALQEAGCTVAGRGGGVRLAFHVWNDQADVERAATALLALGAELSAA is encoded by the coding sequence ATGCCACAGACCACCTCGGGACTCGACGACCTCCGCGCCGCGTTCGCCCCTGTGCCGGGCTACCTCGACGCCGCCTCGAACGGGCTGCCGACGCGCGCCTGTGCGGAGGCGATGACCGCCGCCATCGCGGACTGGTCGGCGGGGCTGGGGTCCCCCGCTTCCTACGACCCCTTGGTGGAGACCGCGCGCCGCGCGTTCGCCGACCTCGTCCAGGTGCCAGTGGAGCAGGTGGCGATCGGCGCCACCACCGCCGTGTTCGTGGGGTTGATCGCCGCAAGCATGCCCGACGGTGCGCACGTGGTGCTCGTGGACGACGACTTCACCTCCGTCACCTACCCGTTCCTGCAGCACGCGGATCGTGGCGTGACCACGACCGCCGTATCGCTGGCGGATCTCCCCGACGCCGTGGCGCGCGGATGCGACGCCGTCGCGTTCTCCCTCGCCGCCTCCCGCACCGGCCGGATCGCCGACGCCGAGGCCGTCCTGGCCGCGGCCGAGCGCGTGGGCGCCCTGACGATCGCCGACCTCACCCAGGCGGCCGGGTGGATGCCCACGCACGCGGGCCGCTTCGATGTGACGGTGACCTCCGCCTACAAGTGGCTCGGCACCCCGCGCGGCGTGGCCTTCATGACGGTGGGCGAGCGCGCACAGCGCGACCTGCACCCCATCCACGCGAACTGGCGGGCCAGCGCGGATCCGTGGCACAGCGTCTACGGCGTGGAGCCCGCCCTCGCCGAGGACGCGCAGCGCTTCGGCTCCTCCCCCGCCTGGCTCCCGTTCGTCGGGGCCGCCGCCTCACTGCCGCTGTTCGCCGCCGCCGACCCCGAGGAGGTCCGCACCTACACCGTGGGTCTGGCGAATGCGCTGCTGGAGCGCCTCGGCCTCCCGGCGAGCGACAGCGCCATCGTCGCCCTGCGCGACGCGAGCGGGCACGCCAAGCGCGCCCTGCAGGAGGCCGGCTGCACCGTGGCCGGGCGCGGCGGCGGGGTGCGCCTCGCCTTCCACGTGTGGAACGACCAGGCGGACGTCGAGCGCGCGGCCACGGCGCTGCTCGCCCTGGGCGCCGAGCTCTCCGCGGCCTGA
- the nagA gene encoding N-acetylglucosamine-6-phosphate deacetylase — MLIHAERALIDGRIERDVRVRVEAGRIADVTVGGVPGETPGEASGLGASQTPDVHLTSGVLTPGLLDVQNNGSFGADFADAGAQQWRTVLDGLARRGVTAVQPTVITAPPAELHGAFERVLAAQRTHDGQARARVLGAHLEGPFISPERKGAHRVECMLDPTGENLAAVLDHEAARAIVTTVTLAPELPHALEAIAAIAARGIVVAVGHSDATAAQVRAAGDAGATMTTHIFNAQRPLSHREPGVPGAVLADERFHVGTIIDGLHLDPTTVRLVRMAAPDRWVGVTDAIVTAGLPPGTPLTFGGQGVMNDDEGLGRRQDGTIAGAGIVLDEGVRRMIAAGLEPEAVLTACTRTAADSVRRDDLGRLAAGGLADLVWWDEHWFPQRVWVGGRDVA, encoded by the coding sequence ATGCTCATCCACGCCGAGCGCGCCCTGATCGACGGTCGGATCGAGCGCGATGTGCGGGTGCGGGTCGAGGCGGGGCGGATCGCGGACGTCACCGTCGGAGGGGTTCCCGGCGAGACGCCAGGTGAGGCATCCGGCCTCGGGGCCTCCCAGACCCCCGACGTGCACCTGACCTCCGGGGTGCTCACCCCCGGTCTGCTGGACGTGCAGAACAACGGCTCCTTCGGCGCCGACTTCGCCGACGCCGGCGCCCAGCAGTGGCGCACGGTGCTGGACGGCCTGGCACGGCGCGGCGTCACGGCGGTGCAGCCCACGGTCATCACCGCGCCACCCGCCGAGCTGCACGGTGCCTTCGAGCGGGTGCTCGCCGCGCAGCGCACCCACGACGGACAGGCGCGGGCCCGGGTCCTGGGCGCCCACCTCGAGGGACCCTTCATCTCCCCGGAGCGCAAGGGCGCCCACCGCGTGGAGTGCATGCTGGACCCCACGGGTGAGAACCTCGCGGCGGTGCTGGATCATGAGGCAGCACGGGCGATCGTCACGACCGTCACGCTGGCTCCCGAGCTCCCGCACGCGTTGGAGGCGATCGCGGCGATCGCGGCCCGGGGGATCGTGGTGGCCGTGGGGCACTCGGATGCCACGGCCGCGCAGGTACGCGCGGCCGGTGACGCCGGCGCCACCATGACCACGCACATCTTCAACGCCCAACGCCCACTCAGTCATCGCGAACCCGGCGTGCCGGGCGCTGTGCTCGCCGACGAGCGGTTCCATGTCGGCACGATCATCGACGGACTGCACCTGGACCCCACCACGGTGCGCCTGGTGCGCATGGCGGCGCCGGATCGCTGGGTCGGTGTCACCGATGCGATCGTGACGGCCGGACTGCCCCCTGGCACCCCGCTCACCTTCGGCGGGCAGGGCGTGATGAACGACGACGAGGGGCTGGGCAGACGCCAGGACGGCACCATCGCCGGGGCCGGGATCGTGCTGGACGAGGGCGTGCGCCGCATGATCGCCGCCGGCCTCGAACCCGAGGCGGTGCTCACCGCCTGCACCCGCACGGCCGCCGACTCGGTGCGCCGTGACGACCTCGGCCGGCTCGCCGCCGGCGGGTTGGCGGACCTGGTGTGGTGGGACGAGCACTGGTTCCCTCAGCGGGTCTGGGTCGGCGGGCGGGACGTGGCCTGA
- the nagB gene encoding glucosamine-6-phosphate deaminase, which produces MEIIIVERPEQAAPLVADAYTALLARKPDAVLGLATGSTPLGVYDELVRRHREEGLSFARASAFTLDEYVGLPADHPERYRNVIHRDFTSRVDLDPARVHGPDGLAEDLQAAGPAYDAAIAAAGGVDLQILGIGVDGHLAFNMPTSSLASRTRLKTLTARTREDNARFFDGDVDAVPTHCLTQGLGTIMESRHAVLLGFGLAKAQAVAACVEGALSARWPASVLQMHPHATVVVDQAAASQLTFTDYYQHTYAGKPDWQGL; this is translated from the coding sequence ATGGAGATCATCATCGTCGAGCGGCCCGAGCAGGCCGCCCCCCTCGTCGCCGATGCCTACACCGCCCTCCTGGCCCGCAAGCCTGACGCGGTGCTGGGGCTGGCCACCGGATCCACCCCGCTGGGGGTGTACGACGAGCTCGTACGCCGTCACCGTGAGGAGGGGTTGAGTTTCGCCCGCGCCAGCGCGTTCACCCTGGACGAGTACGTGGGGCTTCCCGCCGACCACCCCGAGCGGTACCGCAACGTGATCCATCGGGACTTCACCTCCCGCGTGGACCTCGACCCGGCCCGGGTACACGGACCGGACGGGCTCGCCGAGGACCTCCAGGCCGCCGGACCCGCCTACGACGCGGCGATCGCCGCGGCCGGTGGTGTGGACCTGCAGATCCTCGGGATCGGGGTGGACGGGCATCTCGCGTTCAACATGCCGACCTCCTCGCTGGCCAGCCGCACCCGGCTCAAGACCCTCACCGCCCGCACCCGGGAGGACAACGCCCGGTTCTTCGACGGCGACGTGGACGCGGTGCCCACGCACTGCCTCACCCAGGGGCTCGGCACCATCATGGAGTCGCGGCACGCGGTGCTGCTCGGCTTCGGGCTCGCCAAGGCGCAGGCCGTGGCGGCGTGCGTGGAGGGGGCGCTCTCCGCTCGCTGGCCGGCCTCCGTGCTGCAGATGCACCCGCACGCCACAGTCGTGGTGGACCAGGCGGCCGCCAGCCAGCTCACCTTCACCGACTACTACCAGCACACCTACGCCGGTAAGCCCGACTGGCAGGGCCTGTGA
- a CDS encoding PTS transporter subunit EIIC has translation MSSSASPTAPRSSTASAKPKQRRQIPGFAQLQRLGKSLMLPIAVLPAAGILLRLGQPDLLGGIDAPVIGPFFDAMSAAGGALFENLALLFAVGVAIGFAKKADGSTALAAVVGYLAMTKVFEVMSPVVLPDQVDAAGNQVMINYSVFAGIVIGLVTAWLFDKYHTIQLPSYLGFFGGRRFVPIVVSLAALVIAFGMSYLYPLFNAGLTGLGEFIAATGAFGAFVYGFTNRMLIPLGLHHILNSYVWFLHGDYTTPDGTVVTGELTRFAQGDVTAGILTSGFYPILMFGLPAAALAIIQVARPGQKKAAIGILGAAGLTAFLTGVTEPLEFAFMFVAFPLYVVHALLTGLSLAVAHLLDVHLGFSFSAGLIDLLLYGTAPAASNIPYLLIMGAAAFVLYYLLFRFVIVQWNLRTPGREDEATAAAESAANEGDGAAPVPATLATGGTEGQASTTQASTTQASDAPAPVAPSGSTPATAPVADSRAEQLIAAFGGRENLVNVDACITRLRMEVADKDLVDQGRLKALGAAGVIEVGNNVQAVFGTQAEVLKNEIKEAL, from the coding sequence ATGTCCTCCAGTGCCTCACCCACCGCGCCCCGATCGAGCACGGCGAGCGCGAAGCCCAAGCAGCGCCGCCAGATCCCCGGGTTCGCCCAACTCCAGCGGCTCGGCAAGAGCCTCATGCTCCCCATCGCAGTGCTGCCCGCCGCGGGCATCCTGCTGCGGCTGGGGCAGCCCGACCTCCTGGGCGGCATCGACGCCCCGGTGATCGGCCCGTTCTTCGACGCCATGAGCGCCGCCGGTGGCGCCCTGTTCGAGAACCTGGCCCTGTTGTTCGCAGTCGGCGTGGCGATCGGCTTCGCGAAGAAGGCCGACGGCTCCACCGCGCTTGCCGCGGTGGTCGGCTACCTCGCGATGACCAAGGTGTTCGAGGTCATGTCCCCGGTGGTGCTGCCCGACCAGGTGGATGCCGCGGGCAATCAGGTCATGATCAACTACAGCGTCTTCGCCGGCATCGTCATCGGCCTGGTGACCGCGTGGCTGTTCGACAAGTACCACACCATCCAACTGCCCTCCTACCTGGGGTTCTTCGGCGGCCGGCGGTTCGTGCCGATCGTGGTCTCCCTCGCCGCGCTCGTCATCGCCTTCGGCATGAGTTACCTCTACCCGCTGTTCAACGCCGGCCTGACGGGCCTGGGGGAGTTCATCGCCGCCACCGGCGCCTTCGGTGCCTTCGTGTACGGCTTCACCAACCGGATGCTGATCCCGCTCGGCCTGCACCACATCCTGAACTCCTACGTGTGGTTCCTGCACGGCGACTACACGACGCCGGACGGCACCGTGGTGACCGGCGAGCTCACCCGGTTCGCGCAGGGAGACGTGACCGCGGGGATCCTCACCTCCGGCTTCTACCCGATCCTCATGTTCGGTCTGCCGGCCGCCGCGCTCGCGATCATCCAGGTGGCCCGGCCCGGCCAGAAGAAGGCCGCCATCGGTATCCTCGGCGCCGCCGGGCTCACCGCGTTCCTCACCGGGGTGACCGAGCCCCTGGAGTTCGCGTTCATGTTCGTCGCGTTCCCCCTGTACGTGGTCCACGCGCTGCTGACCGGGCTCTCCCTCGCGGTGGCGCACCTGTTGGACGTGCACCTCGGGTTCTCCTTCTCCGCGGGGCTGATCGACCTGTTGCTCTACGGCACGGCACCCGCAGCCTCCAACATCCCGTACCTGCTGATCATGGGCGCGGCCGCATTCGTCCTGTACTACCTGCTGTTCCGGTTCGTCATCGTGCAGTGGAACCTGCGCACCCCCGGACGGGAGGACGAGGCCACCGCGGCGGCGGAGAGCGCCGCGAACGAGGGCGACGGCGCAGCCCCCGTTCCCGCGACCCTCGCCACCGGCGGCACCGAGGGCCAGGCGAGCACCACCCAGGCGAGCACCACCCAGGCGAGCGATGCGCCAGCCCCGGTTGCGCCGTCGGGCTCCACGCCCGCCACCGCCCCGGTCGCCGACTCCCGCGCCGAGCAGCTGATCGCCGCGTTCGGCGGGCGGGAGAACCTCGTGAACGTGGACGCCTGCATCACGCGACTGCGGATGGAGGTCGCCGACAAGGACCTGGTGGACCAGGGGCGCCTGAAGGCGCTGGGCGCCGCCGGCGTGATCGAGGTCGGCAACAACGTACAAGCGGTCTTCGGCACCCAGGCCGAGGTCCTGAAGAACGAGATCAAGGAAGCGCTGTAA
- a CDS encoding PTS sugar transporter subunit IIA, with the protein MSIVTAPLPGTVLALADVPDPVFAQGMVGAGAAIDPPAQVVEVVAPIAGRIVKLHPHAFAILGEDGVGVLVHLGIDTVGLNGEGFTLHAAEGDALAAGAPVVTYDVPSVIAAGLSAVVPVVILDAPADSVAQDSAAPAGTLVAATTPLLTVTR; encoded by the coding sequence ATGAGCATCGTCACCGCCCCGCTCCCCGGCACCGTCCTGGCCCTCGCCGACGTGCCCGACCCGGTCTTCGCCCAGGGGATGGTCGGAGCCGGCGCCGCCATCGACCCGCCCGCGCAGGTGGTGGAGGTCGTCGCGCCGATCGCCGGTCGCATCGTCAAGCTCCACCCGCACGCCTTCGCGATCCTCGGCGAGGACGGCGTCGGTGTGCTCGTACACCTCGGCATCGACACGGTCGGACTGAACGGCGAGGGCTTCACCCTGCACGCCGCCGAGGGCGACGCCCTCGCGGCCGGCGCCCCGGTCGTCACCTACGACGTCCCCTCGGTGATCGCCGCCGGGCTCTCCGCGGTGGTGCCCGTCGTGATCCTGGACGCCCCGGCCGATTCGGTCGCCCAGGACTCCGCCGCCCCCGCCGGCACCCTCGTCGCGGCCACCACGCCGCTGCTGACCGTCACCCGCTGA
- a CDS encoding GntR family transcriptional regulator, which translates to MGDSEILDGPRPKHAQLADSLAAKVTHWESHTAIPSERELMATYGVSRATVREALRSLVEDGLLYRVHGKGTFVAPQRVETQLHLASFTDDMRRRGLLASTILQGAHLVTPPVEARAALGLGDGDQAWRVDRLRLAGGSPMAVERGYYPAALLPGLSEHDLSASLYEILAGHYGLAIDAAEQTVWAQACEGEIARDLTIAAGDPVMVFRRTSRSGQVAVEYVTSWYRGDRYQVHMALTR; encoded by the coding sequence ATGGGAGATTCCGAGATCCTCGACGGCCCCCGGCCCAAGCACGCCCAGCTGGCGGACAGCCTCGCCGCCAAGGTGACGCACTGGGAGTCGCACACCGCCATCCCCTCCGAGCGCGAGCTCATGGCCACCTACGGGGTGAGCCGAGCCACGGTGCGTGAGGCGCTGCGCTCGCTGGTCGAGGACGGACTGCTGTACCGGGTGCACGGCAAGGGCACGTTCGTGGCACCGCAGCGGGTGGAGACCCAACTCCACCTCGCCTCCTTCACCGACGACATGCGGCGGCGCGGCCTGCTGGCCTCGACGATCCTTCAGGGCGCGCACCTGGTCACGCCTCCGGTGGAGGCGCGCGCCGCGCTCGGACTGGGTGACGGCGATCAGGCGTGGCGCGTGGACCGGCTGCGCCTGGCGGGCGGTTCCCCGATGGCCGTGGAACGCGGCTACTACCCCGCCGCCCTCCTGCCGGGACTCTCCGAGCACGACCTGAGCGCCTCGCTGTACGAGATCCTCGCCGGGCACTACGGGCTCGCGATCGACGCCGCGGAGCAGACGGTCTGGGCGCAGGCGTGCGAGGGGGAGATCGCGCGCGACCTCACCATCGCGGCGGGTGACCCGGTGATGGTCTTCCGCCGCACGAGCCGGTCTGGGCAGGTCGCGGTGGAGTACGTCACCTCCTGGTATCGCGGCGATCGCTACCAGGTCCACATGGCGCTGACCCGATGA
- a CDS encoding lysophospholipid acyltransferase family protein translates to MSGRLRIPDAVAGPLVRTSIGRAMRAGLAGVWVRGALPGGGGDGRGRHGGAGGAVVASCHRSWWDGYVLGGLAGAAGTRSATMMTAHQLAAFPFLSLAGAIPPTALRTLATRAAAGQWAVLFPEGALRPVGTPVDSVHGGAAWVARRAGVAVHPAAIRVVVRGGRAPEALVRFGAPLPAQDAGHSLAGAMTHELQTLERDIAGADPEADVPGYRALLRTPLARPTEPGIASRLLAALTAQAHP, encoded by the coding sequence ATGAGCGGCCGACTGCGGATCCCCGACGCCGTGGCGGGGCCACTGGTGCGGACCAGTATCGGGCGGGCGATGCGCGCCGGCCTCGCGGGGGTCTGGGTGCGCGGCGCCCTGCCCGGCGGTGGTGGCGATGGCCGTGGCCGTCATGGGGGCGCCGGTGGCGCCGTCGTCGCCTCCTGCCACCGCTCGTGGTGGGACGGCTACGTGCTGGGCGGGTTGGCCGGTGCGGCCGGGACCCGGTCCGCCACCATGATGACAGCCCACCAACTCGCCGCCTTCCCGTTCCTGTCCCTGGCGGGCGCCATTCCCCCGACGGCGCTGCGCACCCTGGCCACGCGCGCCGCGGCCGGGCAGTGGGCCGTGCTGTTCCCCGAGGGGGCGCTGCGACCCGTGGGCACTCCGGTCGACTCGGTCCACGGCGGGGCCGCCTGGGTGGCCCGCCGCGCGGGTGTCGCCGTGCACCCCGCGGCGATCCGCGTCGTCGTGCGCGGGGGTCGAGCGCCGGAGGCGCTGGTGCGCTTCGGGGCGCCGCTTCCGGCGCAGGACGCCGGCCACTCACTGGCCGGGGCGATGACGCACGAGTTGCAGACCCTCGAACGGGACATCGCGGGCGCGGACCCTGAGGCGGACGTCCCTGGCTACCGGGCGCTGCTGCGCACCCCGCTCGCTCGACCCACGGAACCCGGGATCGCCTCACGCCTGCTGGCGGCGCTCACGGCACAGGCTCACCCGTGA
- a CDS encoding glycosyltransferase — protein MRRDPSRPADAAATLALAVLGYRATTLVINAVALPRLRPAPVRQDAPRVSILVPARNEAATLPRTLPGLLAQGAQEVILLDDGSTDGTGEIARDLGARVIEGATLPAGWAGKPWACHQLAQAAGGDLLVFTDADVHWRPGALGAVLAAWDASAGRTPRLLSVWPRQLTPRVGLRLLTPLVDAAMLGNLPVPLMDTPLPGAAAANGQVMMFDRAGYAAIGGHESVRASVLEDVELARTVRRAGGRVTLALGDDAIEVQMYPDAAASIAGLAKSTPGLHGGSRPAMLASWALFTAAFTLPWLLPTSPRVRLARALTVLDRAAVNLLVGRRSPADLAEGLLGPATPLLALPVYRRALRRTITWRGRTYPR, from the coding sequence GTGAGGCGCGATCCGAGCCGACCCGCCGACGCCGCGGCCACCCTGGCGCTCGCCGTGCTCGGCTACCGCGCCACCACCCTGGTGATCAACGCCGTCGCCCTCCCCCGCCTGCGCCCGGCCCCCGTTCGCCAGGATGCGCCCCGGGTCTCGATCCTCGTTCCGGCGCGTAACGAGGCGGCCACCCTGCCGCGCACCTTGCCGGGGCTGCTCGCCCAGGGCGCGCAGGAGGTCATCCTGCTCGACGACGGTTCCACCGACGGCACGGGCGAGATCGCCCGGGACCTGGGGGCCCGGGTGATCGAGGGCGCCACGCTGCCGGCGGGGTGGGCCGGTAAACCGTGGGCGTGCCATCAGCTCGCGCAGGCCGCCGGCGGGGACCTCCTGGTGTTCACCGACGCGGACGTGCACTGGCGGCCGGGCGCCCTCGGCGCGGTGCTGGCCGCCTGGGATGCGAGCGCGGGACGCACACCCCGGCTGCTGAGCGTGTGGCCCCGGCAGCTCACCCCGCGCGTGGGTCTGCGGCTGCTCACCCCGCTCGTGGATGCCGCGATGCTCGGCAACCTCCCGGTGCCACTGATGGACACGCCCCTACCGGGCGCGGCCGCGGCCAACGGCCAGGTGATGATGTTCGACCGGGCCGGATACGCGGCCATCGGCGGGCACGAGTCGGTGCGCGCCAGCGTGCTGGAGGACGTCGAACTCGCGCGGACCGTGCGGCGCGCCGGTGGGCGGGTCACCCTGGCCCTCGGCGACGACGCGATCGAGGTGCAGATGTACCCCGACGCGGCCGCCTCCATCGCCGGCCTGGCGAAGTCCACGCCCGGGCTGCACGGCGGGTCCCGGCCCGCGATGCTCGCCTCCTGGGCGCTGTTCACCGCGGCCTTCACGCTGCCGTGGCTGCTGCCCACCTCGCCCCGGGTGCGCCTCGCCCGAGCGCTCACGGTGCTGGACCGGGCCGCGGTGAACCTGCTGGTGGGCCGCCGATCACCCGCCGACCTGGCCGAGGGGCTCCTCGGCCCCGCCACCCCCCTGCTGGCGCTGCCGGTCTACCGGCGGGCGCTGCGGCGGACGATCACCTGGCGGGGGCGCACCTACCCGAGGTAG